The Castanea sativa cultivar Marrone di Chiusa Pesio chromosome 11, ASM4071231v1 genome contains a region encoding:
- the LOC142617904 gene encoding endoglucanase 14-like, whose translation MSSIKVLGLVCLCIVLLAHGVTSFEYGEALTKSLLFYEGQRSGKLPSNQRVQWRGDSALKDGSDAGVDLVGGYYDAGDNVKFGFPFAFTITMLSWSTIEFQAQLEAKKELSNALDAIKWGTDYLIKAHPEPNVLYAQVGDGDSDHACWQRPEDMTTPRTTFKIDEGHPGSDLAAETATAFAAASIAFKPSNPEYASQLLEHAKQLFDFARNHQGVYQSSIPQAGNFYSSSGFEDELLWAAAWLHRATDEKTYLDFLGGSSNTGGTRTVFSWDDKYVGAQVLVSKLVLEGKVENSGIWSQYKSQAEQFICSCAQKGNSNVKKSPGGLLWFLPFNNLQYTTSATFIATAYSQYLTEKKASIQCPSGIVQPDELIALAKSQVDYILGSNPQKMSYMVGFGSNYPKQLHHRGASIVSIKKNPEPVTCKGGFDLYFYRNEPNPNVLDGAVVGGPDDNDGFTDSRSNFQQAETAIANIAPLVGVLARIA comes from the exons ATGTCTTCAATCAAAGTCCTTGGTTTGGTTTGCCTGTGTATCGTTTTATTGGCTCATGGAGTTACTTCATTTGAATATGGTGAAGCTCTGACAAAGTCTTTGTTGTTTTATGAGGGCCAACGTTCAGGGAAATTGCCATCTAACCAAAGAGTGCAATGGCGTGGAGATTCTGCACTTAAAGATGGTAGCGATGCAGGA GTTGATCTTGTGGGAGGATATTACGATGCTGGGGACAACGTAAAGTTTGGTTTCCCATTTGCATTCACAATAACAATGCTTTCATGGAGCACAATAGAGTTCCAAGCTCAACTGGAGGCCAAGAAGGAGCTTTCAAATGCACTAGATGCCATCAAGTGGGGCACAGATTACTTGATCAAAGCCCATCCTGAACCAAACGTTCTATATGCTCAAGTTGGTGATGGTGATTCTGATCATGCATGTTGGCAAAGACCAGAAGACATGACTACCCCAAGAACAACTTTTAAGATTGATGAGGGACATCCAGGATCTGATCTTGCTGCTGAAACTGCTACAGCTTTCGCCGCAGCTTCTATTGCTTTCAAGCCATCAAATCCTGAATATGCATCCCAGCTTTTAGAACATGCAAAACAG CTCTTTGACTTTGCACGCAATCACCAGGGAGTGTACCAAAGCAGCATTCCTCAAGCAGGAAATTTCTACAGCAGTAGCGGATTTGAG GATGAATTGTTATGGGCTGCAGCATGGCTTCATCGTGCCACCGACGAGAAAACTTACCTAGATTTCCTTGGAGGATCATCGAATACAGGTGGAACCAGAACCGTGTTTTCCTGGGATGACAAATATGTTGGAGCACAAGTCCTAGTTTCAAAg CTTGTTTTGGAGGGGAAGGTGGAGAATTCAGGCATATGGAGCCAGTACAAGAGCCAGGCAGAGCAGTTCATATGCTCTTGTGCACAGAAAGGCAATAGTAATGTTAAGAAGTCACCTGGGGGTTTGTTATGGTTTCTACCATTTAATAACCTTCAATACACCACCTCTGCTACATTCATTGCCACTGCATATTCTCAATATCTGACTGAAAAGAAGGCTTCGATCCAATGTCCCAGTGGCATAGTACAGCCCGATGAACTAATTGCCTTGGCCAAATCACAG GTTGATTATATCTTGGGTTCAAATCCACAAAAAATGAGCTACATGGTGGGATTTGGGTCAAATTACCCGAAACAACTTCATCATAGAGGAGCATCCATTGTGTCCATCAAGAAGAATCCTGAACCTGTGACATGCAAAGGGGGCTTTGACTTGTATTTCTACAGGAATGAACCCAACCCAAATGTGTTGGATGGTGCAGTGGTTGGTGGGCCGGATGATAATGATGGCTTCACGGACTCAAGATCTAACTTCCAACAGGCTGAAACAGCAATTGCGAACATTGCACCACTAGTTGGCGTTTTGGCTCGGATTGCCTAA